The DNA segment TCCTTGAGAGATCAGAGATCTTGGATGAAGGTGGGGTACTTCACTCTGTGTAACCCTAAGGTGTCTTGAGACCTTGACAGTCAAGATTTCAAAGGCAAGCTCCCGGAGGGCAGGAATACCTCTACTCTGGCGATCAGCCCACACTagcattcaacaaatatttgtgcggggcgtggtggtgcacgcctttactCTAGCACTTCGGTGGCAGAGGCcgaattaggagttcaaggtcatcactacttggtgagttcgaggccaagcAGAGCTACTGGCGATCCTGTCTCAAACTAACAAAAAGATCTGTATAGTAAGTAAAAGTTTACACGTGGCGTTGTCTACCCTCCAGAGTGGCCTCCAGGGACAGCACCCATGAGCTGCCATCTAAAGACATCTTTCCCCTTCCAAGAACAAACACGGGTAAATGGTTTACATCGCTCCAGTTCTTTTTagaccccccccttttttttaagtcTCCCATAGATTTCCCTAGGGTTGAAGAACATCCAGAGAAGGGGGGGGTGGGAGATCGAAGACCCAAAGTGTGACACCGAGAGCCGGCGGAGGGGAGGACTCGGGAACTACCCTAGAGtcataaaagggaaaagaaaagacgGGAAAAGCTGCACTGAGCGCACGAGCGAAAAGCTCCCTACCAAGCCAGGCTTTGTTCCCTGAACCTAAGACTTTACCCGGCGGCAGGCGGGCCgggagcgagcgagcgagcggaGGCGCGCGGCCATGGCTGCCGCGGCCGGGCAGGGGGGCCGGGGGGGCGGCGCGTGAGCGGGCGGCGCGGGGCGGGCGGGCGCCCGCGATGTGCCACTCGGCGCCTCCCCCGCCGGGCCCTGGTTGCACCGCGGCCGGGCGGCCCTGGTAGCCGACGAGCGGCGCGGAAGGGGAGCGCAGCGCGCGAGTCtcattgttggggggggggcccGTCGGGGCATGAGGGCGAGAGCACGGCGGGGGGGGCGGCCAGACAGAGCgagcgaggaggaggaggaggacgccgaggaggaggaaggaggaggcaaAGAAAAGAAGCGGCGACGGCGGCGGAGGAGGGGGCGAGGAGGCGCGCGGCccccgctccctccctccccccctgaCCCCCGACCCCCACCGGCCggcccccagccccagccccggAGGGAGCTCATGGGAGTATGAAGGAGATGGTAGGAGGCTGCTGCGTATGTTCGGACGAGAGGGGCTGGGCCGAAAACCCGCTGGTCTACTGCGATGGGCACGCGTGCAGCGTGGCCGTCCACCAAGGTAAGGGGGGGTACGGCCGGAGGGGGGCTGTGGGACCCCGGGGCGGCGCGCGCACAGGGTGCCCTCGGCCGCGCCCTCCGGAGCCCTCCTGGGGCgcgtgcccctcccccacccacctgaAGCGAAAGGCGGCGTGGGCTTCACCCCCCCAGCCTGGTCCTCCAGGACCGGGTCAGGCATTGTTTTCTTGCCTATTGTTCAGTCCCGCGCCCCCCACCCCAAGTTGAAGGAGTTTTGGGGAGAGTCCAGGGAGCAAGGAGTGAACTCCCTGAGCCCCGCACCGCCGGTGTCAGGGCTGTCCCGGGAATGTTTACCTGCGAGGTATCCCCCCCGCCCCTCCCGCCCCGTTTATTTTGGTTCCCGCTCCGGGAGGAAGAGGTCAAGGGGGGGTCATCCCCCTTCGCTTCCGGATACTGGGAGGAGCGGAattgggaagggaggagaagggtcCCACGGGAGTAGGGACTCCTGAAATCCTCCGGGGAAGAGCTGAGGCTGGGAGAGCGGTTGTACAGGGGGCCGgaatggaggagagggaggtttGGAGTTTCCCCCTGCCGCACATGGTTCGGGAGTTAACTCCTTAAGGAATCTTGCCGAGGGCGCAGGCTGGCATCTTCTCCGCCTGTCTGGCACAGGCAACTACCACCCCCCCCTTCCTGAGACAACCCTTAATGCTGTGGCTGCGGGCCTTTCCCGCCACTCTCCTCTGGGTACCTGCACCGCACCTGCCCTCAGTTTTGACTTTTGACTTGTATCAGTGACAGGCAGAAGATGAGGTCCTTGAACCCCCGACTTCCTTGCCTCATcccttactggccctttaagaagcacccccccacccccataacaACAAAACGTGTTACAATCAAGACTATTTCTTGTTCTGGTGCCTAGGAGACTGGTCAGGGCAGAGGCCGGGAAACAGGTCCAGATAAAAGGGGGTTAGGTGGGGTGAGAATGGAGGATCTTTGTAAGTTTAAGGTCAAGGACTCTGTCAGACTTTTTGCCCCTGTTTGAAAAGCTTGGTTGTGTGATTGAAGGCTGGCTCTATGCTGTTGGACATTTCTCGTGGTCCTGTTTCGTAGAGTGATCCCGGGTCTGGGGAGCAGCCCCACCTACTGGACTGGTTTTAGTCCGCCGGGTCTCTGCCCCGCCTCCGGTTAccctgggaaaaaaaaaccagtggCTGACAGCTTTGCTCAGTGACTCTCCTTCCCCTACCCTTAGCTTGCTATGGCATCGTCCAGGTGCCAACAGGACCCTGGTTCTGCAGGAAATGTGAATCTCAGGAGCGCGCAGCCAGGGTGGTGAGTTCAGCCTCTGcgctctccttttcctccccccccccccacacctgAGCATCTCCCGCAGGTTGATAGGGTTCCCTGAGGCGGGGGGCAGGACTAAGCGTTGTCACTCAGGATTTCCTGTTTCCTGCTGCCTATCACCTGCCCCATCTCTCCCTGGGCTCAGCACTCATCTCTTCCCCACCTCACCTCCGGCTTGGGGGCTTTGATTTTGGGGTGGGGAGTTATGTGTGTGCTGTTTTATAACTTTTTATTATGAAAGGTTTTCAAGGCTATGGAAGTTGAGGGGCCACAGTAGTGACCATCAGTAGTCATGAGCTCATGGCCAAGCCACTTGGCTCTGCTTCCTCAGCCCCTACCCAGATCCTTTTGGGTGAGTTCAGGGAGGGTCCAGCTCAGCAGattcccccaaccccctgtgCTCCTTGCATTGGCAGAGGTGTGAGCTGTGCCCACACAAAGATGGGGCATTGAAGAGGACTGACAATGGAGGTGAGGGGAACCCTGAACACCTGAGGTCAGCCAgcgccccctcccccagcaggCGTGGGGTGGAGACTGGCTTTCCCTGCTCTGGTTGGTACAGGAAGGTTGTGGACGCAGGGGACAGTCTACGGCTTGGTGTTGGGAGGAGTGGGGTCTTGTGCTTGCCGTCCTGCTGAGGCCGGTCCCCACACCGCCCCGCCCCAGGCTGGGCCCATGTGGTGTGCGCCCTGTACATCCCGGAGGTGCAGTTCGCCAACGTGCTCACCATGGAGCCCATTGTTCTGCAGTACGTGCCTCACGATCGCTTCAACAAGGTTAGCGGCCCTCACTCCTCCTGGGGTACCATCATTTCGCTCTCTAGTACTCTTGGGGAACTCAGGAGGTGGGTGGACGCTTACCACTGAACTACCTTGTGTGCATAGACAGCCGTATGCCTTGTGTACTGTAACTCTGTAAGCTCCCTCAAAGTCGCACAGCCAGGGGGTGCTCATAGATCGCATTTTATTAAGTTTCTAATATATGACAGGCACGGTACAGCCCAGTACTTGTTGTTAATCAAGACAGAAGCGTCAACAGGCTTTGAGATAAAGGACTCCCAATGAGGCATGGTTGGGTGTTAGGTGGTTATGGAAGGAGACGTTTAGGTTGAGACCTGGGGCATGAGACAGAATCAACTTGGAGCGTGGCTGGCTCGTCCCAGTTTCTGTGAAAaagacacacagcacatgcacattGCAGCAAGTGGGGCAGCGGGCACACTGGGGCTTTGAAAACCCCACCAAGGATTGCGCTGTCTAAGGCAGTGGCTGATTACCTGGAGATGTGGAAATTAAATTGAATACTCGGGCTGGAgagggagatggcttggtggttaagagcacttgctgctcttggggAGAATCCAGGTTCAGTACCTGGCACCCGCGTGACAGCTCGAAACCATGTTTACTTCCAATACCAGGGAATCAACCTGgtacccccttctggcctctaagggcaccagacacacagtGTTGTATGTGTAGGTAggtagtaggtaggtaggtaggtaggtagatagatacatacatacatacatacatacatacatacatacatacatacatacatacatacggccAAACACACAAGTAAGATTAGCTTAGAATTCATTTCCTCAGGCCCATCAGTTGCATTTCAAGTGCTTGATGGTCCCACAACTAGTGGTTGCTGGCTTAGACTGTTCAGGTTAGCAAACCCTTCTGTTCCTGCAGAAAATCCTATCAGATATAACTGATGGGTGGTGGGGGACAGGCCAAAGGATCCCTCAGCAGGAAAGGTGGGGTTCCCTGGAGGAGGGGTCAATTGTGCTGTGCCCCGCAGACCTGTTACATCTGTGAGGAACAGGGCCGGGAAAGCAAGGCCGCGTCAGGAGCCTGCATGACCTGTAACCGTCATGGATGCCGACAAGCTTTCCATGTCACCTGGTGAGTGAGATCCCTGGGCCCAACTGCTCTGGGGTCTGAGGAGGCAGCTGAGTGGGAGCATCCTAaccactgtctcctgagagacggTAGCAGTGCCATGCTCAGATCTTGGGTCTAGGAGGAAGGAGGCGGGGGCTGCTGTGCTTTGTGCTACACCCTTCTGACCTCCCTCTCCTCAGTGCCCAGATGGCAGGCCTGCTGTgtgaggaggaagtgctggaggTGGACAACGTCAAGTACTGCGGCTACTGCAAATACCACTTCAGCAAGATGGTGAGTCCCGCCTGCCAGTGGGGCATGTGGGCTCTGGGTCTTACCTGTGCCTGCTTGCTGCTGGGAGAGGTGGAAAGACCATCCCTCAGTCCCCACCATCCGGGAGCTCTTTCTGTGACAGGGAATGAGCTGCAGCCTGCGGGGTGCAGCAGATTAGAACTGAACCAAGCAATCCAGGCTACGAGATtactcccctcccacccaccccacccacccgcTATGTCTGTCAGTCTAGGTATCTTTAAGCTTCAGAGAGCAAGAAAGACAAGACAAGCAAGGTAGTAGCTCTTACTGGGACAGTTTCGTCGCCACATTCATGACTTGTGTGGTTCTCCCTCAGTCGCAAGCATGCTGCGTGGGTCCCATTTCACAGATAGGTAAATTAAGGTTCTCCAAGGTTAGACAGCTTGTTTCATAACAGGCTGAGTAGGATTCAGGGCAAACAGTTTGATCAGAAAGCCCTTCAGGAAGGTGAAAAGGCACCTGTGTTGGTGGCAGCAAGGGAGGCTGCTTGGGACCAGGCATGGAATGAGTttgaggtgggggatgggagctTCATTCAGTCCAAGGGTCTCATGGCTGAGCAGACTCGGAGATTCCTGGTACTGGGCTGATCTGCAGAGGCGGGGTGCAGGCAGGACCTCTGTACTCGGGGCCACAGCTTGGAGAGCTCCTAAGCCCGAGTAACATGATCAGATTTGTGTTAGAGGCAGATTACCCTGGCAAGCAACCATGGAGCTGGGTCGAGAGACAGCTgtgaggatgggggtgggtgACAGAGGGACAAGCTGATGATGGAGTCACTGTAGGTGGACCTGGCTGAGGGGTGTGAGAGGTCAAAGAGGTGGAAGGTGAATGGAGCTAGGGTCCAGGCTGTACTTGTCACGGGGTAGGGAGAGGTAGACCCCAGAGCGTCTTGGTTTGTGCTTGTTGCCCTGATGTAATGGCGTAGTCCCCTTTTCACAGTGTCCTGGCTTGCTCATAAATTACCTGGTTGCCAAGCCTCGTAGTGACTTAGGACAGTTGTTCCCTTTGCACTTGCAGGTGGCACCAAGTGGAGACAGTCAGATGGGTGGGAGTCCCCAGGCAGGCGGATGGAGGGTGCCGGGTGAGGCTGTCTCTATGGCTGTCCAGATGTGAGAGAGACCAGGGAGAGAAGATCTAGAGCTTGATAAGGTCGGAGCAGAGCCCTGAGGAGGCCCGAGGTTAATCCTAGGCTTTGGCAGTTGGGAGGTAGTCGGTGACCTTAGGGGGCAGCTGTGATCCTGAGATGAGAGCGAATTGTCCCAGGAGTTCAGTTTAATGCTCATTGCCAGCAGCCCCCAGTCCAGGGCGGCAGGTCTTTGGCTGCGCTGCCACTGTACTAAGGAAAGCAGGGGTGagggaggaagatgggatggTGAGAGAGAATGGTGTTTGTGGGGAGCAGGGCCTCCCCGCGTGTCCTTCACAGACCCTATTTCTAAGGGAAGGAGGTTGGAATGAAGTGGGCTGTAGTCTAGCCCACTAGGAAAGCACTGTGGAGGTCcagctccacccccaaccccactgcaCTGCGTTGGGGCTGAGGTTGGCCCGTGCCTCTTCTGAGCCTCCGTGGTTGAGTCTGCATTAGTTAAGACAACTGGGGCAGCTCTAGGACATCTAGGCTGAGCAGAGCAATCATGGTAGACACGCGTGACCTGCAACATCAGGGGAGCTGCTTCTAGGACCCTGCGACCTTCAGGAGCCCTCCCTAAGCTCCTGAAAGACAGGATTGGCAACTCCTCTCCGTCTCTTCCCCCAGAAGACATCCCGGCACTCCAgcgggggaggagggggagcaggaggaggcGGCAGCGGAGGCAGCGGCAGCGGCACCAGCGGTGGTGGAGGTGGCACAGGGGGAGGCGGCAGCAGCAATAGCTTCCTTAGCGGCAGGAGAAGCCGGTCAGCCTCACCGTCCACCCAGCAAGAGAAGCACCCTACCCACCATGAGAAGGGCCAGAAGAAGGTGAAGgcgctctctcacacacacttctTGTCAGAGACTACCACCAGGTGCCTTGGCCATCTGAGGCCACTGAGGTTGAAGAGGGAGCTTGGGAAGCACAGCTTAACCTGCCTGGCTTCTGTGTCGGTGTATTCTCCAGTTTTCTTTATGACACTACAGTGTCCCCAACCTCCAGTTTGTCCCTACATGTTTACACACATCTCCAGTCTGTCTCCTTGTGCCCCATACCACGGAGTGCCCACTTGTGTTCAGTGTGTGTTCCAGGAGGGACACTCTTGTGAGGgagtgcctgcgtgtgtgtgtgtgtgtgtgtgtgtgtgtgtgtgtgtgtgtgtgtgtgtgtgtgtgtgtgtggcgctCTGTCACTGGCACGATAATGGGACAGGCTATTTTTagcaggagggaggatgggggaggggctcctgGCTCTCAGAGGATCTTGTCTGAGCCACTCCTGTCCAGCTGGAGTTTTCCATCCCTCTATAGCCAGAGAGGACACACTGAGCCCCACTCCTAAGAGGGGTTTGGTTTTTCACACCCACATGTCATGGTTGACCTCCTTTGAACAACCCCCGCATCAATATCTGGTCACGTTTCCCTCCCCCAGAGTCGAAAGGACAAAGAACGCCTTAAACAGAAGCACAAGAAGCGGCCTGAGTCTCCCCCCAGCATCCTCGCCCCGCCTGTGGTTCCCACTGCTGATAAGGTACCACTGTTTATACTCAGGATGCAGGGTGCGCTGCTCTGGGGGTGAGGGAGCCTGAGGTGTGAAGGTAACGTTATGTGAGCACACGCCTGCTAGGGCATCTTCTCACTGCGCATGGTTGCATGGTTAGTGCAATCTCTGCTGCCACCGCCCAGGTGAGCTTACAGAGGGTCCACTCTGCCCAGCAAGCCTGGAGTACCTTTCTGCTTGCTAGCTACCATATGGGCACCTTTGTCTGGGCAGAGGATCAGCTTTGGGGTCTTCTAAGAGCAAATGTGTGGCCCCTCAGGCTTCTGAGGGACCCGCCCTGCAGGATTGATGAAGAACTTTTACCAAACTCCCTACTACCAGGTGAAAATCTAGATCCTATTTCAAGCCAGGTGGGAGTGGAGGTGGACCAGGCTTCTGGCCACACCCTGGAACCCCTGCTCACACCATCTTTCTCTGCAGGCCGGGCTCTAGTAATGGGTAGGCATCTGAATGAACCACAGGCGGGCCCTATCCTAGGCCAGCGAGTGATAACCAAGCCTGAGCAGATTAGCATGAGTCCCCTGGGGGCTGGGGAAGCACTCCCTGCTGTCCCGTTACTGACAGTCACCTCCGCTCCCTCACGTGGTTGGCAGGGCATTGGGCATCTTAGCTGGAGGCTCAGGTATCAGGTTTCCAGGGTGATGTTGCTGTGGCAACTGCCCCAGTAACTCCCCCTCCCGCTTTGCTTCCCGGAGCTCACCTGGGAAGCTGGCCCGACCTTTCCCTGAGCCTGAAGACAGGTAGAAAGACTTGGAATGTCCCCTACTAACTGGGTGACCCTTGAACACAAGCTTCGTCTATCCCCCCAAACACCCATCCCAACATTTAAGCTCCCCTTCCCCCAGCTCCTCTCTCCCATGGCTCTGAACCACATCTGGCTCCCTTCAGAACTCCAGCTGctgaaaagaacaaaggaagacagagacagggctCCACCCAGGGAGGGGCAGCAGTAATGGGGTGGCTCAGACTTCCCCCTCGTTTGTTCCTTGAGCACAATTTGAATACCTGGTATCCTCCCAGTTTCTTGGCCGGACTGTCTTCAGAACCAAGGTTAGGGACACATGGGGGAGGCCTTAGTTTATTCCTCAAAATACCCCAGTGTGGTAGGTGGCTGAGCACTTCCACTTAAGTGAAGCAGAGGCACAGATAAGCTATATAATTTGTCTAAAAGCACAACGTAACACTAAATGAAGTTCTGAACCAGTGTAGTCTGGCCTGAAAGGCTGTGTTCTTACCTAGGACACAAAACTGTCTTTGCTAGGCCTAGTAGCAGCCACCACCATCAGACTCCTTGTGTACTGAACCCCAGCCTTGCCCCTGGCATGGACCTGATTCCCAGGAACGAAGTAGGCTCTTAGGATGATGCAGCTGAGGCTTCTGGGCTCACAGCTGTGCTCCTCCCGTCTTTGCCAACATCCCGCTCTCCCACCTCAGACACGGGACAATATCCTCACTCCAGGGCAGCATGGCGACTGCAGGCACGGTTCCTAGTGGCCTGAGAGTAAAATAAATTGGGTCATTCacctaggtgtgtgtgtaggggaggcTTCCTAGATGGACGCTGGCTGCGCAAAGACAGGCTTCCCTGTGGAGGGTTCGTATGTAGGCCCAGGAATCCAGCAAGAGCTTGCAGTGGGCAGAGATGGGTTAGAGGTTAGAGCCGGGTGGCTTGTGAGTGGACCACTGAAGGTTCAAGGCCAGCACCACCCTTTAGGCCAGAGCATCAGTACTGATGCTTTGGACAAGTAATAGGCCAGTGCAGATGGCGGACTGCTCACTCTGTTGGGTCATGGGGGAAGTTACAGGCTTTGGGTTTAGGGCATTCTTTAGAATTCCATAGCTACCTCCCCATTTCCGTGGTCTGTGGCTTCCCATGGGTTCCTTGCCTCCAAGTCCTGTGGGAAGGACTCCCAGCTCAGTTGTGAGACTTCACTCACTCCTGAGTGAGGCTGAGCTGGGCCGCGCAGTTGACGATGAGCCTCTCTTGTTTCTGTCTTAGGTCTCAGCTACGACTTCCTCCCACCATgaggccagcactcaggagacctCTGAGAGCAGCAGGGACTCAAAGGGGAGAAAGTCTTCCAGCCATAGCCTGAGTCATAAGGGCAAGAAACTGGGCAGTGGGAAAGGTGTGAGCAGTTTtacctccgcctcctcctcctcctcctcttcctcctcttcttcctcctctggggGCCCCTTTCAGCCTGCAGGTGAGTATGGGTGTCCTAGAGGAGGCCGAGAGCAGGAGCCCCTGACCTGTGCTGCTGTAGCAAGGGGCTGTGCCTGGTGTTTTCCGAACATCACTCCTTTGTTCTTACAAACTGATGTGGGGTGATACAGCAGGGAACACCCCCAAGCTGGATTCTCCAGTctcttaaagattttatttatcttatgtggGTGTTTTGTGTGCACACCAGACCCTGTTCTAGATTGGTTGTAttggaacccattacagatggttacgGGCCACCATGCGAGTGCTAGGAATTGATCTTAGGACCtgtggaagggcagccagtgctgttTTAACTTTTGCACTGTCTCTCTAACCCCCCACTCCTTTCCCTCTTAAAGCAAAGTTCCCTTTCCTTGCTGGGCCCATCCCTCTAACTGCACAGTAGGGTTCCCTACTTTTGTATCAAAAGGGCCATTTGAAAGCACCAATATTAGAACCAGGTACAGAGGCTGGTAATCCCGGCATTTGGGAGCTGCAGaagtgtctgagtttgaggccagcctgtcctaATGCATGAGAAtcagcccccaccccccatcagTGCTAAAGTAACAACAATCTGCTCAGTTTGGTCAAGGCTAGGAGTTGCTTTTCTCCAGTTTTGTTTCCAGCAGAGACTGTCATCCTAGGACAAAGCAGGTAGAGCTGGCTGGGACACCAGGCTGCATTTCCTACCTAGGGTCTCATGCTGGTGGGGAAGGAGGGGGTGGTCCAGCAGTAAAACCCTTCCTTTGCTGCAGGTTCATCTCTGCAGAGCTCTCCTGACTTTGCAGCCTTCCCCAAGCTGGAGCAGCCAGAGGACGACAAGTACTCCAAGCCTCCAGCTCCCACTCCGCCAGCCCCTCCGTCGCCCACCATCCCTGAGCCCCCGAAGGCTGACCTCTTCGAACAGAAAGTGGTCTTCTCTGGCTTTGGGCCCATCATGcgcttcaccaccaccacctccagctCCAGCCGGGCCCGAGCCCCCTCCCCTGGAGACTATAAGTCTCCCCATGTTTCAGGGTCCGGGACCTCAGCAGGCTCCCATAAACGGATGCCTGCACTGAGTGCCACGCTTGGACCTGCTGAGGAGGCCCCCGAGACGACTCTgaaggagaagaaacacaaagCCAGCAAGAGGAGCCGACATGGGCCAGGCCGACCCAAGGGTAGCCGAGGCAAGGAGGGCGCTACAGGCCCGACCGCCTCCCTCCCTGCCGCTCAGTTGGCTGGCTTTACTGCCACTGCGGCCTCACCCTTCTCTGGGGGTTCTCTGGTCAGCTCCGGCCTGGGTGGCCTGGCTCCCCGTACCTTTGGGCCTTCAGGAAGCTTGCCCAGTTTGAGCCTGGAGTCCCCCCTGCTGGGGGCAGGTTAGTGTCCCCTGTAGGTAAACAGCATCTCAGTCTGCAACCAGTCCTGCGGGAGGGTAGGGGCATAAACAAGTGTTAGACATAGTTCTGGGCAGACCACCAACAGGCAGAAGGGAGGTGGCTGTTATCTCTCCGATGTTTCCTTAAGTGTCTCCTGCATGAAGAGGGTGGGGTGGACACCAGCAGAACCTACAGGGTTCTGATAGAGGAATCAGAAGAGCTaagagctggggctggagagatggctcagtggttaagaacactgactgctcttccagaggtcctgagttcaattcccagcaaccacatggtggctcacaaccatctgtaatgggatctgacgccctcttctggtgtgtctgaagacagctacagtgtacttatatataataaatgaatgaaaaaaaaaaaaagagctaagaGCTAACCAGACTGAGGCAGAGTAGTAGAATATGCAGACCCCCGGGCATGTTCTGTTCCCTGAGGAGGGGCTGCCTTGACCCGCTGACTGGAGGGTTCTGGGGTAGAAAGTGACCCTAGTTTTCCTCTGTGCCTTTGTGCCTTTAGGCATCTATACCAGTAATAAGGACCCCATCTCTCATGGTGGAGGGATGCTGCGGGCTGTGTGCAGCACCCCACTCTCTTCCAGCCTGTTGGGGCCCACAGGGACCTCAGCCTTGCCCCGCCTCAGCCGGTCCCCGTTCACCAGCACCCTCCCATCCTCCTCTGCTTCCATCTCCACCACTCAGGTGAGACCCTGTTCCTGGCTCTTCTCCTGGGCAGGGCGAGGAGAACCCCCGCTGTGGTCCTGTCTTCTCCAGCGGCTCCTTGTTCCCTACCACACAGAATGACCGTGATCAACTGTACCAGCTCCGAGTACAAGCACTGTTTGTTCCTCCCAACAGGTGTTTTCTCTGGCTGGCTCAACCTTCAGCCTCCCTGCATCCCACATCTTTGGAACCCCTATGGGCACTGTTAACCCCCTCCTCACCCAAGCGGAGAGCAGCCACACAGGTATGCTAGCCCCTGCGCCTGTTCCCCTTCTCAAGGTTGCTGCTGTAGAAAGTGAGAGTCTCCTCCCTCTGAATTTACCCCTCATACTGCAGGTCTTGGGGCACTTTCCTGGAAAACCAGTGCAGGGGCAGGCGAGGTGGTGACActctgtgtcacaggagagaCCTCAGTGCAGTGGTTAGAGAATGACAGCGCTAGTTCAGCCAATGGGGTCCCAGCCCAGTGTAAAACCCGCCCCCCACCTCTTGCTGTACAGTTGTAGTTGGGGGTCACAGGTCTGGCAGCTGGGCCTTCTGCTCTCCAGGTATTTAGGATAAGGGAGTGGG comes from the Rattus norvegicus strain BN/NHsdMcwi chromosome 10, GRCr8, whole genome shotgun sequence genome and includes:
- the Mllt6 gene encoding protein AF-17 isoform X5; its protein translation is MKEMVGGCCVCSDERGWAENPLVYCDGHACSVAVHQACYGIVQVPTGPWFCRKCESQERAARVRCELCPHKDGALKRTDNGGWAHVVCALYIPEVQFANVLTMEPIVLQYVPHDRFNKTCYICEEQGRESKAASGACMTCNRHGCRQAFHVTCAQMAGLLCEEEVLEVDNVKYCGYCKYHFSKMKTSRHSSGGGGGAGGGGSGGSGSGTSGGGGGTGGGGSSNSFLSGRRSRSASPSTQQEKHPTHHEKGQKKSRKDKERLKQKHKKRPESPPSILAPPVVPTADKVSATTSSHHEASTQETSESSRDSKGRKSSSHSLSHKGKKLGSGKGVSSFTSASSSSSSSSSSSSSGGPFQPAGSSLQSSPDFAAFPKLEQPEDDKYSKPPAPTPPAPPSPTIPEPPKADLFEQKVVFSGFGPIMRFTTTTSSSSRARAPSPGDYKSPHVSGSGTSAGSHKRMPALSATLGPAEEAPETTLKEKKHKASKRSRHGPGRPKGSRGKEGATGPTASLPAAQLAGFTATAASPFSGGSLVSSGLGGLAPRTFGPSGSLPSLSLESPLLGAGIYTSNKDPISHGGGMLRAVCSTPLSSSLLGPTGTSALPRLSRSPFTSTLPSSSASISTTQVFSLAGSTFSLPASHIFGTPMGTVNPLLTQAESSHTEPDLEDCSFRCHGTSPQESLSSM
- the Mllt6 gene encoding protein AF-17 isoform X1, which translates into the protein MKEMVGGCCVCSDERGWAENPLVYCDGHACSVAVHQACYGIVQVPTGPWFCRKCESQERAARVRCELCPHKDGALKRTDNGGWAHVVCALYIPEVQFANVLTMEPIVLQYVPHDRFNKTCYICEEQGRESKAASGACMTCNRHGCRQAFHVTCAQMAGLLCEEEVLEVDNVKYCGYCKYHFSKMKTSRHSSGGGGGAGGGGSGGSGSGTSGGGGGTGGGGSSNSFLSGRRSRSASPSTQQEKHPTHHEKGQKKSRKDKERLKQKHKKRPESPPSILAPPVVPTADKVSATTSSHHEASTQETSESSRDSKGRKSSSHSLSHKGKKLGSGKGVSSFTSASSSSSSSSSSSSSGGPFQPAGSSLQSSPDFAAFPKLEQPEDDKYSKPPAPTPPAPPSPTIPEPPKADLFEQKVVFSGFGPIMRFTTTTSSSSRARAPSPGDYKSPHVSGSGTSAGSHKRMPALSATLGPAEEAPETTLKEKKHKASKRSRHGPGRPKGSRGKEGATGPTASLPAAQLAGFTATAASPFSGGSLVSSGLGGLAPRTFGPSGSLPSLSLESPLLGAGIYTSNKDPISHGGGMLRAVCSTPLSSSLLGPTGTSALPRLSRSPFTSTLPSSSASISTTQVFSLAGSTFSLPASHIFGTPMGTVNPLLTQAESSHTEPDLEDCSFRCHGTSPQESLSSMSPISSLPALFDQTSAPCGGGQLDSTAPGTTNMEQLLEKQGDGEAGVNIVEMLKALHALQKENQRLQEQILSLTAKKERLQILNVQLSVPFPALPAALPAANGPVPGPYGLLPQAGSSDSLSISKSPPGKNCLGLDNTLSTSSEDPHSGCPSRSSSSLSFHSTPPPLPLLQQSPATLPLALPGAPAPLPPQPQNGLGRAPGAAGLGAMPMAEGLLGGLAGSGSLPLNGLLGGLNGAAAPNPAGLSQAGGAPTLQLPGCLNSLTEQQRHLLQQQEQQLQQLQQLLASPQLTPEHQTVVYQMIQQIQQKRELQRLQMAGGSQLPMASLLAGSSTPLLSAGTPGLLPTASAPPLLPAGALVAPSLGSNTSLMAAAAAAAAVAAAGGPPVLTAQTNPFLSLPGADASGNGSKGGVSTGPGPPIYSYGTSRGGWL
- the Mllt6 gene encoding protein AF-17 isoform X2 is translated as MKEMVGGCCVCSDERGWAENPLVYCDGHACSVAVHQACYGIVQVPTGPWFCRKCESQERAARVRCELCPHKDGALKRTDNGGWAHVVCALYIPEVQFANVLTMEPIVLQYVPHDRFNKTCYICEEQGRESKAASGACMTCNRHGCRQAFHVTCAQMAGLLCEEEVLEVDNVKYCGYCKYHFSKMTSRHSSGGGGGAGGGGSGGSGSGTSGGGGGTGGGGSSNSFLSGRRSRSASPSTQQEKHPTHHEKGQKKSRKDKERLKQKHKKRPESPPSILAPPVVPTADKVSATTSSHHEASTQETSESSRDSKGRKSSSHSLSHKGKKLGSGKGVSSFTSASSSSSSSSSSSSSGGPFQPAGSSLQSSPDFAAFPKLEQPEDDKYSKPPAPTPPAPPSPTIPEPPKADLFEQKVVFSGFGPIMRFTTTTSSSSRARAPSPGDYKSPHVSGSGTSAGSHKRMPALSATLGPAEEAPETTLKEKKHKASKRSRHGPGRPKGSRGKEGATGPTASLPAAQLAGFTATAASPFSGGSLVSSGLGGLAPRTFGPSGSLPSLSLESPLLGAGIYTSNKDPISHGGGMLRAVCSTPLSSSLLGPTGTSALPRLSRSPFTSTLPSSSASISTTQVFSLAGSTFSLPASHIFGTPMGTVNPLLTQAESSHTEPDLEDCSFRCHGTSPQESLSSMSPISSLPALFDQTSAPCGGGQLDSTAPGTTNMEQLLEKQGDGEAGVNIVEMLKALHALQKENQRLQEQILSLTAKKERLQILNVQLSVPFPALPAALPAANGPVPGPYGLLPQAGSSDSLSISKSPPGKNCLGLDNTLSTSSEDPHSGCPSRSSSSLSFHSTPPPLPLLQQSPATLPLALPGAPAPLPPQPQNGLGRAPGAAGLGAMPMAEGLLGGLAGSGSLPLNGLLGGLNGAAAPNPAGLSQAGGAPTLQLPGCLNSLTEQQRHLLQQQEQQLQQLQQLLASPQLTPEHQTVVYQMIQQIQQKRELQRLQMAGGSQLPMASLLAGSSTPLLSAGTPGLLPTASAPPLLPAGALVAPSLGSNTSLMAAAAAAAAVAAAGGPPVLTAQTNPFLSLPGADASGNGSKGGVSTGPGPPIYSYGTSRGGWL